The DNA window attggttgaatttatatatatattttgaatgaaatattataaatgcgAATAGATATTATAAGTTGTTAATGAGATACTTAAGTGTGATAAATTGTTtaatacttatttgaaaataaaatatattttatttattatcattaaaatttaaatttattctgtaattaattattttatattttgacaGTCAAGTTAAtcatatcttttaattttaactacatatataatatatattaaaacattaatatataatcatttagaaatatatatattttaactatacaTGGATCAcctaaaaaaaaactaatcaaaTTGATCTtatataatactaaaaataaagtttaactAATTTCATATCCATCCAAAAATCAcctcttataaaattaatatgtatttacaaaaacaaagttattaattatatatataaaacattaatttgaatattaaaatatttttctatagaATTTGTTGATACTCTTCATAAAATTAggatatacaaatatataaatatatccaaaatctaatttaagaataataagataatttttaagaatatatatatatatatatatatatatctaaaatctaatttattaataaaagaatattatattaaataggaAACTAATTCCTATTTCTAATCCTTTCCATAAaaacttttataatataattagtcAATTATTAGcatataaataaacatcacTCCTTTTTTATACACTTTTAACAATTTCAAATTtgtaacatcaaatttgatgatgGAGTTATTTGAGTGTTCTTTTCAACATGTTTATGTCACCATCAAGTTTGACGACACCTTCAAAATTAACGAACTACCCACATATAGCATCTCTCTTCATATGATAACTGTTAAGGAAGAATGGAATCGTTCAACAGGAAGTGAATCGATGATCATCGATGAGAAAGATATTGGCCCAGAAGTTTGGACATATTTGGAGAACATTCAAAGGCATGAGATTGCGACGTATGTTCAAAAATGGCTTCGAGAGTCAGATGTGCAGTTAAATGAAAGGAAAAAAGTAAGTGAAAAGATTAACAATATCTTACGGGAGTGTTCGATCATGTGTTACTTCTCATTCTACATCCGTCTAGAATACGATATTGATAAGATCATGGATGAGAATAAATCAATGGCATCAGATAGGGAGGAGAAATATATGTGCACGATTTGTTTGGAGAATTATAATGTTGGAGATGAGATTAATTTAATGCTACATTGTTCACAACAATTTCATTGTGATTGTATTAAGAATTGGATGAAGATCAGCAATTCTTGTCCTTTGTGTCGTGAACCTATATTGTCTTAtatgtattaaatatatctCACTATCATACAAGAATTTAGCTTCTTTTtatgttatctatatataaaattaaaaatatgctAATTATTTGGGTGTTGAGGTGAGATGtggatataattataaaataaaataaatatatattttgtatttaagaataaataaacaaatttgttgatttgtctatattttatttttatcaatttttttcctAAATAGATTTCAATAATGAATCATTAACGTAAGAATGccttattttatgtttattcatgcttatatttatttgtcattttaagtgattatttgtcattttaagtgaaagagaaataaaataaaatcatttaaccTTTCTTAtaggtttttttattattagttttccAACTAATTAAAAACCATAGTTTTGAAACTCGGCCCGACCCAACGGTCAGATCGACAAACTCGGTGAACTGATCGTTAAACTGAGTTGGGTTGATATAAAAAATCGAAAAtgcaaaaatttaattaattaacctgGGGTTGGATCAGAAATCTTGCAGCCCAGGTTAACCCAACgggtttatcatattttataaaaaaaaatatatatatttctcactTATCACTCTCTTATTTCCTCTCTCTCCATTTTTTAGTTCCCATTGGATTTACCTATTTTTAGTTTCATGTTGATAGATTACTGATTTCTAGTTCTAAACACTGAGAATGACAAATTCTTTCATTTATATCAAACTCCACGTCTTACCTGAATCAGCTGATTCTGCTTTTACCAGACTAAAAATACGATTTAAGGTATCATTGTAATCCATAACTTAAACATATAGATAAAAacatagttataaaaaaaaacaagaggTTGTAGTTTAATTTAAAGCCTTGTCCCTTGCATAATCCAATTTAatggatttttattatttttatattattatttttttattatatgaaacTCACTACTTAACTCATAATGAGTTTCAGAACTATGTTAAACATTTTgtatcttaataaatttatttaaaatcaagaaattatggaatgttatatatatatatatatatattttatcattctaGAGTGAGATAAACGCTcatatattacaatttataatactttaaatacgaataaaatataaacaaagtatacaaataacaattttgataaaatcctcattaaaaactaaacaaaaaataaataaaaaataacattttttaaatgattcatatatattaaaaataataagaacaaattaaacacaataataaaacatgacatgagaaaaaaaaaagaatataatacaTTCACGTTACCTAATAGATTATTGAGCTCGTAGTTActtaagaaaaatgattaactCTCTAACCCACTGACTTTCTAAAATGTTCTCAGAAATGGTtattgtagacactcattttttaccccaagtttataactttaaaaaacacaaatttaatgATCGGATTGTGACTCACGACCGATGTGACGAGCTAGTCTCGGACGGATTCTAACTAACTGGATTTTAGAAACCGTTGAATAACTGCTCGATCCATAGTGGTGGATAAATATAGGATTGGCTCTAAGTTGATAGAGGAGGATTATGAGGATCATTAGAGAGATAGTTTCGACACAGCCTTCTCTTATTATTCCAATTCAATTGTAAGTTTCTTAGTGTCTATTAAAATCATTAGGAAACACTTTGTAACTTCCTAATTTTACTTCAATACTAGTTCATAATTTCACCTGTATTTTCTCCCTcttctaatttattttgattgaatGTGTTAATTTAGATAATTGTCTAATAGTTCATGGGCTGGACGAACTATTACAGATCAAAGACACTGCAAGGATCAAAGAAGAATGACCACcggtaaaattaattaattatttcatttggACTAGATTAGTGTAGATTAGTGTATGTATCATCTCATCAAATCCAacaacattattaatatattatatatatgtcatTAAATTCATTCTGTTTCATGTTCTTCCTTCTTGTTGTTCTTAAGACATCCTCCTCCTAATCCAGACAAAGAGGTAATCCATGTCTGATCTGACATCTTGGATTCATCATCTTGATTTCTATGCCAACTCCAAAATGCGTGAGTTGAGTTGACTATCCTCAGCTCGCCATGGCCGAAGCTTGCTTCTCTGAAAACAGACCATTCAGGCCGTGGCTTTACATACCTGCAATTCAAGCCATTAataatagaaagaaagaaaaaagaaaaacactTAACCAACACCAGCAGCAGCAACATACTTGTATGCTAAACCTTCTCTATTCCCACCATCACCAATTGTAATATGGACAGCACCACAAGGATTCAATCTTCCATTATACACACGTACCTGCCAAATAACCCAAAGAAATAAAACATCTCAAATTCGATTCTGAATTAAACCAccttgattgattgattgattctgGTCTCGAAACATACTGAGCGCTCATAAGCATGCACGTGGCCGGCAATAACAATGTCTACACTGGCACCATATAACAACGGTTCTATTGTGGTCATCATATTATCCCCTTCACCATGATGAGCATAATTACTGTTATACCATGGAACATGAAACACTACAACCAGCCAAGGCCTTTTCTTCATTCTATCCACTTTCAAGAGATCAGTCTTCAGCCATCTGTATTGATCAGAATACGTATCGTACATGGTGTAACAGCTAAGCATGATAACATGAACTCCGGCAACATCAAACGAATAATAATGATTCGAACTCGATCCACTCTCCTCAAACGGCATCTTCCATCTAGAATTATACGACACAAAGCCATCTTCAACTAACTTAATACTTTCCTTTTCATGGTTACCTTCTGTTACCATCCAAGGCCTCGAACTAGCCAAAGGCTGAACTAGCTTGCCAAACGTGTCCCATCTAGACTGAATATGATCGGCGTAGGACAAGTCTCCAGGGAGAAGGTAAACATCGTACTCACAATGTTTGATGTGTTCAAGTGTTGTTTTAGTCCAACCGGACTGACCTAAATCACCGGCCACAGCAAAAGTTAATGGGTATTTAGATGGAGGGGTTTTAAAGTTGAATTCGGAACCTAATCCTCCACATCTATAATAATAGATAGTGTCATGTTTCAATGGGCCGATTACAGTATGATGAATCTTTCCTGATTTGTAGAGTAGATAAGTGTATGAAGTGGTTTCTCCTTGGGCTACACTGGTGTAATTATTTGTGGAAGTTCCGTATTGAACTATAGATGAAGCTTGATGATGTTCACTCTTTGTTATCCAACTCACTCGGATGTGTGCTTCACCTGCCAACGAGATATGCACCTGCAGATTTTTGTAAAGAAATATGAGAGTGCCCCCAACAACCAGAGAGATCGAAGAAAAAAGAAGACCTGTTGGGGGTATGGAGAAGGATGTCCGCTCAAGGGGAAGTTCAGGAGCTTTCTGGGCTGAGGACGGACATAATCGCAGTTTACAATGGCAGCAGCTGCAATCAATAGGAACTCTGCTATAAGATATGCCAACTTTACCATCGCTTGGGGAGAAgtgaatttattatttattatgtaaaCTATAGTTCccgtttaataaaaaaatcataatttcttGTTGGGTTGATGAGGAAATAGGAAGGAAGATTATCGGAGTTGACATCTACCTTTTTACATTGTAGAAAAGAACAACTTTAAGAAAGTGCGAGAAAGAGACAAATCATATGATTTCAGtccatatcatatatatatatatattaaaattattaatcttattaacaaattttaaaataaaactattatctaaaaatctataattatacaaaattattatttaaaaaaaatgatttaaaattatgattaatttaacaattataaatcaaatatatatatatattataattattaatcttatttaaaataaattataatttcgaaatattgtattaattttatcaaatataattaatataaattattatatatattataaataatatttgaaaaccaaaataatgtttttattagtcactgaatttttttaataaatatttaattttgaaaataaatataaaaaaaaaaatcacttgtAAAAACTATATgcagtaataatttaataaataaacgaAGACACTACtctaatacaaaattattatatgattttaatataacatataacaggttaaatttaaatttagagtCTAGATTGTTTATTCTCAGCCCACTTATCTAACTTATTCTCATGTAATCTCATGTATGTTTACATGATCTTAGCTTATttaagggaaatttgataaaatgatcCTAAAAAGGTTCATTCTCAAAACTAATCCggataatttgaatttttaaatataaccttttgtttaaaatttggacaattttacccttacttaattttttattttttttattccttttttcttttccCCCCATTTCTCGGTCCCGTTTTCTTTCCCCTCTCTTCCCCGCGACAGTTCCTCTTCCCCCAGACTCCCACGCCCCGACTCCCCCAACTACAATCATCCCCGACGACCGCCAAGACGCTTCCATCCCGACTCTCCGATGATCGTTGGACGCTTACCCCTCGAGCCCGATTACCCGACGATCGCCAAACGCTTCCAGCCCGACTCCCCAACGATCGCCAAGCCCCGAACACTGAGCCCGTCTCCCTGACGTTCGCCCAGTATTTCTGAGGTTAGTTCGACTACTCATCCCTCTCTTGCATGCTGAGTATGAAAGATTTTAGGGTTTTAAGatttttgtttagggtttaggcTTTAGTGAGTTctattattttggtttgaaatgCTTTGAGAAATGTATAGTCTTTCCTTAATCTGAATGGTTTGTGAACATTTTCTCGTGGGTACGCAATTGAATTTCGTGGTACGCCAACTCAATTGTGTGGTACGCCAACTTAATTGCGTGGTACGCCAACTCAATTATGTGGTACGCAATTAAATTGTGTGGTACTCAACTCAATTGCGTGGTACGCAAATGCATTGCATGGTACGTACGCAAATGCAATTTTCCTGGTTTGCGTCTAACATTGTGTATATGTTTTTACTGTTTTTGTAGATGGCACCAACCAAAAccattattaatgattttac is part of the Impatiens glandulifera chromosome 1, dImpGla2.1, whole genome shotgun sequence genome and encodes:
- the LOC124925254 gene encoding probable E3 ubiquitin-protein ligase plr-1 — translated: MELFECSFQHVYVTIKFDDTFKINELPTYSISLHMITVKEEWNRSTGSESMIIDEKDIGPEVWTYLENIQRHEIATYVQKWLRESDVQLNERKKVSEKINNILRECSIMCYFSFYIRLEYDIDKIMDENKSMASDREEKYMCTICLENYNVGDEINLMLHCSQQFHCDCIKNWMKISNSCPLCREPILSYMY
- the LOC124920862 gene encoding purple acid phosphatase 18-like, encoding MVKLAYLIAEFLLIAAAAIVNCDYVRPQPRKLLNFPLSGHPSPYPQQVHISLAGEAHIRVSWITKSEHHQASSIVQYGTSTNNYTSVAQGETTSYTYLLYKSGKIHHTVIGPLKHDTIYYYRCGGLGSEFNFKTPPSKYPLTFAVAGDLGQSGWTKTTLEHIKHCEYDVYLLPGDLSYADHIQSRWDTFGKLVQPLASSRPWMVTEGNHEKESIKLVEDGFVSYNSRWKMPFEESGSSSNHYYSFDVAGVHVIMLSCYTMYDTYSDQYRWLKTDLLKVDRMKKRPWLVVVFHVPWYNSNYAHHGEGDNMMTTIEPLLYGASVDIVIAGHVHAYERSVRVYNGRLNPCGAVHITIGDGGNREGLAYKYVKPRPEWSVFREASFGHGELRIVNSTHAFWSWHRNQDDESKMSDQTWITSLSGLGGGCLKNNKKEEHETE